From one Chryseobacterium sp. 3008163 genomic stretch:
- the rplT gene encoding 50S ribosomal protein L20, whose amino-acid sequence MPRSVNAVASRARRKKLMKQAKGFFGRRKNVWTVAKNAVQKAMQYAYRGRKEKKRNFRSLWIMRINAGAREHGMSYSQFMGALKKNNIELNRKVLADLAMNYPEAFKAVVDQVK is encoded by the coding sequence ATGCCAAGATCAGTAAATGCCGTAGCTTCTAGAGCGCGCAGAAAAAAATTAATGAAACAAGCTAAAGGTTTTTTCGGTAGAAGAAAGAACGTTTGGACTGTTGCTAAAAACGCGGTACAAAAAGCAATGCAATATGCTTACCGAGGAAGAAAAGAGAAAAAGAGAAACTTCAGATCACTTTGGATCATGCGTATCAACGCAGGAGCTAGAGAGCACGGAATGTCTTACTCTCAGTTTATGGGAGCTCTTAAAAAGAACAACATTGAATTAAACAGAAAAGTTTTAGCTGATTTAGCGATGAACTATCCTGAAGCATTCAAAGCAGTTGTAGATCAAGTAAAATAA
- a CDS encoding M28 family peptidase — MKKLTTLLLLSLATYNVQAQSFVQAYQNRVNQVTQANITSLLQDFASFGTKTSGSVANNNTLNWLKGKYQTYGYTAGQITEDSFTVNGNTTKNLVVTKTGTVYPNTYVIICGHYDTIVGPGVSDNGSGTSILLEAARILKDIPTEYSIKFIHFSGEEQGLVGSHHYVDNVVFQNDVRQLNLRLVFNIDQVGGKLSAPSNSIKCESDQSGLPGNNAASLSFTQQLAACTTLYSPLQTVMSNTYSSDYIPFEEIGDIITGFYETPQSMNEHTANDTFANVNPTYVFNVGKAAIGALQHFAVATTNLSVNEASVGSLESVKVYPNPVKNILNIELPNHIKDFHVEITDMSGKLVLKSENQKEINVSALENGVYLSSIKTDNESVTRKIVIKK; from the coding sequence GTGAAAAAATTAACTACTCTTCTACTCCTTTCATTAGCAACATATAACGTACAGGCTCAAAGTTTTGTTCAGGCTTATCAAAACAGGGTCAATCAGGTAACGCAGGCTAATATCACCTCACTATTGCAAGATTTTGCATCATTTGGCACAAAAACGTCAGGTTCGGTCGCAAATAATAATACTTTAAATTGGCTTAAAGGTAAATATCAAACCTATGGTTATACTGCAGGTCAAATTACTGAAGACAGCTTTACAGTAAACGGAAATACGACAAAAAATTTAGTTGTCACAAAAACGGGTACAGTTTATCCAAACACTTACGTTATTATTTGTGGTCACTACGATACGATAGTTGGCCCGGGTGTTAGTGACAACGGTAGCGGAACGTCTATTTTGCTGGAAGCTGCTAGAATTTTAAAAGATATTCCGACTGAATATTCTATTAAATTTATTCATTTTTCTGGTGAAGAACAAGGGCTTGTGGGAAGTCACCATTATGTAGATAATGTGGTTTTTCAGAATGACGTGCGTCAATTAAATCTGAGATTGGTTTTTAATATCGATCAGGTTGGAGGTAAATTGTCTGCACCAAGTAATTCAATCAAATGCGAAAGTGATCAGTCAGGACTACCAGGGAATAATGCTGCTTCTTTATCTTTTACACAACAGTTGGCGGCGTGTACGACTCTTTATTCTCCTCTACAGACTGTAATGTCTAATACATATTCATCAGATTATATACCATTTGAAGAAATTGGAGATATTATTACAGGTTTCTACGAAACTCCACAGAGTATGAATGAACATACTGCGAATGATACTTTTGCCAATGTAAATCCGACTTATGTTTTTAACGTTGGTAAAGCTGCGATTGGTGCGCTTCAACATTTTGCGGTTGCAACTACTAATCTTTCTGTCAATGAGGCATCTGTAGGTTCTTTAGAATCAGTAAAAGTTTACCCTAATCCGGTTAAAAATATTTTGAATATTGAGTTGCCAAATCATATTAAAGATTTTCATGTTGAAATTACTGATATGAGCGGGAAATTAGTTTTAAAATCTGAAAATCAAAAAGAAATCAATGTCTCCGCTTTAGAGAATGGTGTCTATCTTAGTTCAATAAAAACTGATAACGAAAGTGTAACAAGGAAAATAGTTATTAAAAAGTAA
- the hisIE gene encoding bifunctional phosphoribosyl-AMP cyclohydrolase/phosphoribosyl-ATP diphosphatase HisIE, protein MKIDFNKTNGLVPVIIQDDRTLQVLMLGYMNEEAFNKTKEEGIVTFFSRSKNKLWTKGEESGNFLTVKNIQIDCDQDTILIKVIPTNTVCHTGSFSCFGEKDSKGFLYELESKIAQRIDDKVDGSYTYSLYQKGINKVAQKVGEEAVELVIEAKDDDGNLFKNEAADLLYHFLILLKTKNFSLNEIEEILLDRNQ, encoded by the coding sequence ATGAAAATAGATTTTAATAAAACCAATGGGCTCGTTCCGGTAATCATTCAAGACGATAGAACTCTGCAGGTTTTGATGCTCGGTTACATGAATGAAGAAGCTTTTAACAAAACAAAAGAAGAAGGAATCGTTACTTTTTTCAGCCGTTCAAAAAACAAATTATGGACAAAAGGTGAGGAGTCAGGGAATTTCTTAACGGTAAAAAATATTCAAATCGATTGTGATCAGGATACGATTCTAATTAAAGTGATTCCAACAAATACAGTTTGCCACACAGGAAGCTTCAGCTGTTTTGGCGAGAAAGATTCTAAAGGCTTCTTGTATGAACTGGAAAGTAAAATTGCTCAGAGAATTGATGATAAAGTAGATGGTTCTTACACCTATTCATTATATCAAAAAGGGATTAACAAAGTCGCACAAAAAGTAGGAGAGGAAGCTGTAGAATTGGTAATAGAAGCTAAAGACGACGATGGAAATTTATTTAAAAATGAAGCAGCTGATCTGCTGTATCACTTTTTAATTTTACTGAAAACCAAAAACTTTTCGTTAAATGAGATTGAAGAAATTCTGCTTGACAGAAATCAATAA